The window TGCGCTGCAGCATGATGATCGTTGCAGATGCTTTGGCATTGTGCGCCGAGAGGCGCTTCCTCCCTAGACTTGGGCCACGCTTCGTGCGTGGCCCTTTTTTTGCTGTAGATGGGGAGGCTACTCGGCGGCGAGGGATTGCGCCTGGTCGCAAACTTGCGCCAGCGCCACCACCACACGCGCCAGACGCTCGCTGGCCTCTCGAAATCCCGAGTGCGGCAAGATCGTTCGTTCATCCATGTAGAGCTTCCGATCAATCTCGATCTGCAAGGCATGAATGCCACTGACGGGTTTACCGTAGTGCTGGGTAATGAAACCGCCAGCGAACGGGGCGTTTCGGGCAACGGCGAACCCCTCGGCCGTGAAGATTCCCATGGCCGCGTCAATCAGCCAGTGCCCGCAGGATGCCCCGAACCTGTCACCGAGGATTACATCGGGCCGCCGCCCATGGACCAGCGGCGCGGCAGACAGCGCATCGTGCGGCATCGAGTGACAATCAAAGAGGATGGCGCTGCCGAAACGTCGGCGCTGCTGTAGCAGTATCTGCTCCAGCATCTTGTGGAAGGGTCGGTACGCCTGCCGCAGCCGCAACTGCGCCTCTTCCATTGAAATCTTGCCGGCCTGAATGGCCCGCCCCTCTCCGACGACTCGGGGAATAACTCCGAGACCGGCCGCGATCCGCGGATTTGTCGCCACACGCTCCACCCCGGCAATCAGGGCAGGATCGAGTTCATCTTCCTTGCGGTTAAGGTCGACATAGGCGCGCGGGAAACGGGCAACCAGCATGGGCGCACCGGCACGTGGTGCGGCCTCGAACAGCCGATCGACGAATGCGTCCTCCGACGAGCGCAAGGCAACCGGGTCCAGCAGTGCACCGGCCATGAAGGCTGTAGGATAGTCGGACCCGGAATGGGGAGAGCTGAAGACGGCTCGGGAAGTCACGCGCCCCGGCATTGTAAGATGGTATGGCAACTCCACTGCGGCGGCGCTCCGGCAACTTCGACAAAAAGGAACTTAGAGCAAACATCAGTTTGGCAAAAGCCCTTGAACCCCGTGATCTTCCCTTTTATAGAACTCCCTCACGGCAGGGGCGCGAGTCTCTGCTTGTCTGTTTTTCGGGCGTATAGCTCAGCGGGAGAGCACTTCGTTGACATCGAAGGGGTCACTGGTTCAATCCCAGTTACGCCCACCATTCACCGGCCGCCCGCGGCCAACGCAACAAGGCGCAGCAGGCAACGCGCGCGCCGATCGAGGAGAGAGGCCATGAAGGTCAGAAATTCGCTTCGCTCCCTGAAAAGCCGCCATCGCGATTGCCGCGTGGTGCGCCGCAAGGGACGGGTCTACGTGATCAACAAGACCCAGCGTCGGTTCAAAGCCCGTCAGGGCTGAAGCCGGTCGCAGTAGTTAAAAAGGGCCGCGCCATGATGGTGCGGCCCTTTTTGTTTCGGGCGTCAGCTTACGATACCCGGTACCATTCTTCAGTCGTCGTCGGAAACTGCCAGAAGGCGCTGTACCGTTCCCTGGTTGAAAAAACCTGTCACCTCCAGCTCCTGGCTACTTTGAAACTGGCGCACAGCCCGGCGCGTATCCTGATCGACCGTGCCGTCCACAGGTCCCGGCTCAAACTCCAGCCTCGTCAACCGCCGTTCGAGCGTTCTGATAGAATCCTGCGATAGTCCCAATGCGTCCTCTTCCGAGCGGAACGCAGCACGTCGAGCCTGACGGTCGTCGGCATCGCGAAGCTCGGCTATCTGTTCCTCGGCCCTGTCACGGAACCGACCGTCCGGGTTTGCCTGCAGGTAAGCACGATACGCTGCAATCGTTGCATCCTGCTGGGCCGCCTGCCATGCATCGCGGTCCTCGGAACGTGCGGACTGTTCTTCCTGTTTGCGAATCTGGTTCAGCATCCGGTTGGCCTGCTTGGAATGTACGCCGTTGGGATACCGCTTGAGGTAACGCAGAAGCTCGGGCTTGGTGTCATTTTTGCCGGTTGCCTGCCAAAACTCGGTATCGGCACGCTTCCGTTGCCATTCAGCCTCGCGTATTTCTTTGCGCCGCGCGTCGGCATCGCTTTCCAGCATGGCGAGTTGCGGCTGTCGGAGGTATCCGGTCACATCCAGTCCACGTGTTTCCTGCCAACTGCGCAACGAGCCGCGCGTACCGCGTCCGAAGATGCCGTCGATCCCGCGCGTATCATATCCGAGAATTGTAAGGTGCCGCTGAATTTCCTTGCGATCGTCCGCTGTCAGTCCAATGGCCTGCTCGTTCCGCTCCGCCGGGTTGCCGAGCATCGATTTCGCCTCCTCGGCGTGTGGGCCATTCGGGAAGCGGCGAAGATAGGCTTCTATCAGCACCCGGTCTTCCGATGTGGCAATCATCTGCCAAAGCATGTCCTGCGCGAACTTCAGGCCTGTATCACGGTTGCGACCAGCCGGGACCAACAACATATCGTCGGTCACCTTACCCTTGAGCGTTACGCCCTTGTTACGGGATTCGACTTCTGTGGCACTCAGTCCAAGCGTCAGAAAATCCTGCCGCACTGCCTCGTTCACGGCGCCTGCATTTCCGTAGACGACGAGAGCGTTCTCCGGAGCATCAACATCGAACGGCCGCGTCGCAAATTCTTCGAACTCCGGGTCCACCATGGAGTTGAGCGCCAAGATCACGGCCGCATCGCCTTCGCCGGAAGTAGCCGTCGATAACAGCGCGGTCAGCGGCACAGCCTCGAAGATTACACCCGTGCGTTCCGTGGCGGACATGTCGGCCGGAACGAGTAAGGTTTCATTGCCTATCGTCACGGCGCGACCGGAGAAGTGGATGACAATCCTGCCGTCCCCGTCCTCTACCTCGCGGCTAAAGTCCGACAGCATCCTTCGGATAGCCGAACGGCTCAGATCACGCCCCTGAGTTACCTCGTACCCCATGTCCCGGTATAGTGAGACAAGATCAGCATGCCCGTTATCGACGTTCTCGGAAAGGCTGCCTCGCAGAGTTGCAGGATTGCTGATGATGAGTGCCACATCCTGTGCCTGCGCCAAGGTTGCACTCAAGGCCAAGGCAGTGGTGGCCGCCAACCGGCGGGTCAGTTTGCTCGAAAACATGATGTCTCCCTTTCGGTTCTATTCTTGCCGCGAGAGAAGCACATCGCCCGCGAGAACCGAAATCAACACAAGGGTCCGGATATGACAGTTTTGAAAGATCAGTCGTAGACGCGCTGATCGTCAATCACTTTCCCGTCATTCGGCAGGCTGCCCGGCGGCACAATTGTCACGCTGCCGCGCACCTTCAGCAGATCCCTCACTGTCTCTTCCAGAGCCGAGGTATCGCCGTCGCTGCCCTCCACCGACACGGCCATCACATCGTCCTCACCGGCGCGTGATATTGTCACCCGCGCCTTACCAACGCCCGTACGGGCAACCAGTTCCGCCACCTGCTCCGGTCGCACGAACATCCCCCGGATTTTCGTCGCCTGATCGGCGCGGCCCATCCAGCCCTTGATGCGCGGCGCGGTCCGGCCACAGGCACTCTCGCCCGGCAGCATCGCGGAAAGGTCGCCGGTGGCGAACCGCACCAGCGGATAGTCCCGATTCAACACCGTCACCAACACCTCACCGACCTCACCATCCGGCACCGGATCGCCGGTACCGGGGCGCACGATCTCGACGATCACATGCTCATCAAGGATCATTCCATCCAACGCATCGGACTCGTAAGCCACAAGCCCGAGGTCAGCGGTGGCATAACACTGCCGCGTCGCGATGCCCCTGTCAGCATAGCCCTGACGCAGGCTCGGGAAGAGTGCCCCCCCAGAAACAGTCGCGGTGGAAATCGCCGTCTCCAGCCCGAGTTCGTCCGCCTTCTCCAGAATTTTTCCAAGAAAATCCGGCGTACCGGCATAGGCAGTTACGCCAAGCGCAACGGCTGCCCTTGCCTGCATTTCGGTCTGCCCGACACCTGCGGGCACCACTGCCGCACCCACTGCCGCAGCCGCACTCTCGAACATGGTTCCGGCAGGTGTCAGGTGATAGGAAAAGCAATTCTGGATAATGTCGCCGGCTCCGATGCCACTGGCATGCAGGAATCGCCCGAGGCGCCAGAAATCCGGCGCCTCGCCGCCGGGCTCGAAGATCGGTCCGGGCGACATGAACAGATGCCGCATTTGCCGGTGCGACCGGGTCGAGAACCCGCCGAGCGGCTGCTCCGGCGACTGAACCGTGGACAATGCACTTTTGCGCAACACCGGTAGCCGCGCCAAAGCCGCACGATCCTCGATCTCGTCTGCACTGCATCCGTCCAAATGGGCCGCCAACCCCGGCGCATGTTCCAGCGCGAAGTCCATCAACTCCCGGAACCCTGCGAAGAGATCCGCTTCCCTCTGATCGGTGGACCGTTTTTCAAGCGCGTCGAAGAAAGATGTCATCCCTGCCCCTCAGCTCAACCAGCGCTTACGACGCCGGTAACTTCGTACATCACGGAAGCTCTTGCGGCCCTTGTCCGAAACACCGAGATAGAATTCCTTCACATCCGGATTTTCCCGCAACTCCGCAGCCGGGCCGTCCATCACGATACGCCCGCTCTCAAGAATGTAACCGTAATGGGCGAACCGCAGGGCCACGTTGGTATTCTGCTCAGCCAGCAGAAAACTGACGCCCTCCTTCTCGTTCAGATCCTTGACTATGGTGAAGATTTCCTCGACAAGCTGCGGCGCCAGTCCCATCGACGGTTCGTCCAACAGCACCGTTTCAGGTCGGCTCATCAGCGCCCGCCCGATGGCACACATTTGCTGCTCACCTCCGGAGGTATAACCCGCCTGGCTCCTGCGGCGATCTTTCAGGCGTGGGAAATAGCGGTACACCATGTCCAGGTCCGCCGCGACCGCGCCCTTGCCATCGGTGCGGGTGTAGGCACCCGTCATCAGGTTCTCCTCGACGGTCAGATGCTCAAAGCAGTGCCGCCCCTCCATCACCTGGATGACTCCCTTCTTCACCAGGTCGGAAGGTGACAGGTTGCCCACCCTTTCGCCCCGGTACACAACGGACCCCTTGGTGATTTCCCCCCGCTCGGAGTGCAGCAGGTTGGACACTGCTTTCAGCGTCGTCGTCTTGCCAGCGCCGTTGCCGCCCAGAAGCGCCGTGATCCCGCCCTTCGGAACGGTCAGCGACACACCCTTCAGCACAAGGATCACGTGGTTGTAGATCACCTCGATATTGTTGATTTCGAGGAGCGTCTCCCCGGCTTCCGTTCCATCCTGCACGCGTTGTCCGCCTTCCTGCCAAAGCAATTGCGCCCCCTCTCGACAAGGGGGCGCAAACAATCACTCACAACTGCGTTCCTCCAAGCCGTTCTCTGCCGCATAGGCCGCGGAATCCTCGGCCACCAGCGGCTCGATGACACTGCGGTCCGCTGCGATGAAATCAGTCACCGGCTCCCACTTCTGCTCACCTGCATTCCATTGCTGAACCAGGGCGATACCGGGTCCGGAATGCTGCTCGCAGGTGACGGAAACCTCGGGTGCAAATCCGGGCAGGCCCAGTTCTTCCATCCGCGCCGCCGTGACATCAAGCGCCTCCATGCCATCACGCATCATCGCCGCGTCGATCTCGGCAGTGCCGTGGATCTCCTGCGCCTTCAGGGCTGCTTCGGCCGCCAGCATCGCCGCATAAAGCCCCCGATTGTACTGCACCTGCCCGATACTGCTGCCGTCGCCGGCTGCAAGTCCCTTGTCGACCACGTGTGTCTGGATGTCATCGAAAATCGGAAAGCCCGTGCCCACACCGGTGAAATTCACCGACTTGTAACCATCCGCTCCGTCTCCGGCAGGCAGCACGTCGGGTTCCGCACCCGACCACCAGACGCCGATGAAGTTCTCCATCGGGTAACGAATATTGGCGGCCTCCTGCACGGCGACCTGATTCATCACGCCCCAACCCCAGAACAGCACGAAATCGGGCCGCTCACGGCGAATCTGCAACCACTGGGATTTCTGTTCCTGTCCAGGGCTGTCGACCGGGATCAGCGTCAGGCTGTAGCCCTCGTTCTTGGCGATTTCCTCAAGCGTCCGGATCGGTTCCTTGCCGTAGGCCGAGTTGTGATAGAGCAACGCGATCGTCTTGCCCTCAAGGCTGCCACCGGCCTGATCCTTGGCGTGCTGCACCATGATCGAAGCGGCATCCCAATAGGTGCCGGGGTAGTTGAATACCCATTCGAACACCTTGCCATTGGCAGCGGAGGTTCGCCCGTAACCCATCGAATGAATCGGGATGCCATCTGCTGACGCTTTCGGGATCAACTGGTAGGTGATGCCGGTGGACAAGGGTTGATATACCAGTGCGCCCAGACCCTTCGTGCTCTCATAGCACTCCACGCCTTTCTCAGTATTATAGCCGGTTTCGCACTCGGGCACGGAGACTTTCACGCCGCCAATACCGCCATCGCGCTCGTTCAGCAGCGTGAAATAGTCTGCATAACCGTCGGCAAAGGGCGTCCCGCTGGCCGCGAACGGCCCTGTCCGATAGCTGAGCGACGGAAACACCAGGTC of the Algicella marina genome contains:
- a CDS encoding N-formylglutamate amidohydrolase, with product MAGALLDPVALRSSEDAFVDRLFEAAPRAGAPMLVARFPRAYVDLNRKEDELDPALIAGVERVATNPRIAAGLGVIPRVVGEGRAIQAGKISMEEAQLRLRQAYRPFHKMLEQILLQQRRRFGSAILFDCHSMPHDALSAAPLVHGRRPDVILGDRFGASCGHWLIDAAMGIFTAEGFAVARNAPFAGGFITQHYGKPVSGIHALQIEIDRKLYMDERTILPHSGFREASERLARVVVALAQVCDQAQSLAAE
- the ykgO gene encoding type B 50S ribosomal protein L36, which produces MKVRNSLRSLKSRHRDCRVVRRKGRVYVINKTQRRFKARQG
- a CDS encoding peptidoglycan-binding protein; amino-acid sequence: MFSSKLTRRLAATTALALSATLAQAQDVALIISNPATLRGSLSENVDNGHADLVSLYRDMGYEVTQGRDLSRSAIRRMLSDFSREVEDGDGRIVIHFSGRAVTIGNETLLVPADMSATERTGVIFEAVPLTALLSTATSGEGDAAVILALNSMVDPEFEEFATRPFDVDAPENALVVYGNAGAVNEAVRQDFLTLGLSATEVESRNKGVTLKGKVTDDMLLVPAGRNRDTGLKFAQDMLWQMIATSEDRVLIEAYLRRFPNGPHAEEAKSMLGNPAERNEQAIGLTADDRKEIQRHLTILGYDTRGIDGIFGRGTRGSLRSWQETRGLDVTGYLRQPQLAMLESDADARRKEIREAEWQRKRADTEFWQATGKNDTKPELLRYLKRYPNGVHSKQANRMLNQIRKQEEQSARSEDRDAWQAAQQDATIAAYRAYLQANPDGRFRDRAEEQIAELRDADDRQARRAAFRSEEDALGLSQDSIRTLERRLTRLEFEPGPVDGTVDQDTRRAVRQFQSSQELEVTGFFNQGTVQRLLAVSDDD
- a CDS encoding phenylacetate--CoA ligase family protein, whose product is MTSFFDALEKRSTDQREADLFAGFRELMDFALEHAPGLAAHLDGCSADEIEDRAALARLPVLRKSALSTVQSPEQPLGGFSTRSHRQMRHLFMSPGPIFEPGGEAPDFWRLGRFLHASGIGAGDIIQNCFSYHLTPAGTMFESAAAAVGAAVVPAGVGQTEMQARAAVALGVTAYAGTPDFLGKILEKADELGLETAISTATVSGGALFPSLRQGYADRGIATRQCYATADLGLVAYESDALDGMILDEHVIVEIVRPGTGDPVPDGEVGEVLVTVLNRDYPLVRFATGDLSAMLPGESACGRTAPRIKGWMGRADQATKIRGMFVRPEQVAELVARTGVGKARVTISRAGEDDVMAVSVEGSDGDTSALEETVRDLLKVRGSVTIVPPGSLPNDGKVIDDQRVYD
- a CDS encoding ABC transporter ATP-binding protein, which translates into the protein MQDGTEAGETLLEINNIEVIYNHVILVLKGVSLTVPKGGITALLGGNGAGKTTTLKAVSNLLHSERGEITKGSVVYRGERVGNLSPSDLVKKGVIQVMEGRHCFEHLTVEENLMTGAYTRTDGKGAVAADLDMVYRYFPRLKDRRRSQAGYTSGGEQQMCAIGRALMSRPETVLLDEPSMGLAPQLVEEIFTIVKDLNEKEGVSFLLAEQNTNVALRFAHYGYILESGRIVMDGPAAELRENPDVKEFYLGVSDKGRKSFRDVRSYRRRKRWLS
- a CDS encoding ABC transporter substrate-binding protein, with product MRLINLTGLAVAGLMAATPVMADLVFPSLSYRTGPFAASGTPFADGYADYFTLLNERDGGIGGVKVSVPECETGYNTEKGVECYESTKGLGALVYQPLSTGITYQLIPKASADGIPIHSMGYGRTSAANGKVFEWVFNYPGTYWDAASIMVQHAKDQAGGSLEGKTIALLYHNSAYGKEPIRTLEEIAKNEGYSLTLIPVDSPGQEQKSQWLQIRRERPDFVLFWGWGVMNQVAVQEAANIRYPMENFIGVWWSGAEPDVLPAGDGADGYKSVNFTGVGTGFPIFDDIQTHVVDKGLAAGDGSSIGQVQYNRGLYAAMLAAEAALKAQEIHGTAEIDAAMMRDGMEALDVTAARMEELGLPGFAPEVSVTCEQHSGPGIALVQQWNAGEQKWEPVTDFIAADRSVIEPLVAEDSAAYAAENGLEERSCE